From the genome of Bacteroides sp. MSB163, one region includes:
- a CDS encoding polyprenyl synthetase family protein, with amino-acid sequence MDNSSLIKTPIAAELDDFKKLFDNSLTSSNFLLNEVISHIRQKNGKMMRPILLLLVAKLYGRICPESLHAAVSLELLHTASLVHDDVVDESTERRGQLSVNAIYNNKVAVLVGDYLLATALVQVGKTHNYAIIDVVSRLGQHLSEGELLQLSNVSNLQFSEEIYFDVIRKKTAVLFAACTKSGALSVGVTDEQAEFARQFGEYIGLCFQIKDDIFDYYDSKEIGKPTGNDMLEGKLTLPVLYALNSTKDESAEEIAVKVKNGTASADEIARLIEFAKQQGGIEYAVQTMFAYKEKALSLLASLPDSDVKAGLAAYLNYVVDRDK; translated from the coding sequence ATGGACAACTCATCACTCATAAAAACTCCGATAGCGGCAGAACTGGACGATTTCAAAAAGCTGTTTGATAATTCGCTTACCAGTTCCAACTTTTTGCTGAATGAAGTAATCTCACACATTCGACAAAAGAACGGGAAGATGATGCGTCCGATTTTGCTGCTGCTTGTGGCAAAGCTATACGGACGGATTTGTCCCGAATCACTTCATGCGGCGGTTTCCCTTGAATTATTACATACGGCCAGTCTGGTACACGATGATGTGGTGGATGAAAGCACCGAGCGTCGCGGACAGCTGTCGGTGAATGCTATTTATAATAATAAGGTAGCGGTACTGGTGGGTGACTACCTTTTGGCAACTGCACTTGTGCAGGTAGGTAAGACGCATAATTACGCTATTATTGATGTGGTTTCCCGTCTGGGACAGCATTTGTCTGAGGGCGAACTTCTTCAACTTTCTAATGTAAGTAATCTCCAATTCTCCGAAGAAATCTATTTTGATGTGATCCGTAAGAAGACGGCTGTGCTTTTTGCAGCTTGTACCAAATCGGGTGCTCTCTCGGTAGGAGTGACCGATGAACAGGCGGAATTTGCGCGCCAGTTCGGTGAATATATCGGTCTTTGCTTCCAGATTAAGGATGATATATTCGACTATTATGATAGTAAGGAGATAGGTAAGCCAACAGGAAACGATATGTTGGAAGGCAAACTGACCCTTCCTGTGCTTTATGCCTTGAACTCTACCAAGGATGAAAGTGCGGAAGAGATTGCCGTCAAAGTGAAAAATGGTACTGCTTCGGCCGATGAAATCGCCCGATTAATCGAATTTGCCAAGCAACAAGGTGGCATTGAATATGCTGTGCAGACTATGTTTGCCTATAAGGAAAAAGCGCTTTCATTATTGGCATCCTTGCCTGATTCAGATGTAAAAGCCGGCCTTGCTGCTTATTTGAATTATGTAGTGGACCGCGATAAGTGA